Proteins from one Drosophila gunungcola strain Sukarami chromosome 3R, Dgunungcola_SK_2, whole genome shotgun sequence genomic window:
- the LOC128252828 gene encoding LOW QUALITY PROTEIN: uncharacterized protein LOC128252828 (The sequence of the model RefSeq protein was modified relative to this genomic sequence to represent the inferred CDS: deleted 1 base in 1 codon) yields the protein MSNQMEEFPEDQHSYYSCLVCMRTARSPRVGFCGHHFCGMCIRNWMLTQGSRAKCPYCQARIGENTLITIRRSNSPDGRTCKSIDDHRRRLNMSSGYVRELAILPAAGMFLRGHVEHPPEQLPRVKPLPPQMLRQCFRRPLRRTFMDHTLYKCAMTLLIMLFLFTMYQNVV from the exons ATGTCCAATCAAATGGAGGAGTTCCCGGAGGATCAGCACAGCTACTACTCTTGCCTGGTGTGCATGCGCACTGCCCGCTCGCCAAGAGTGGGCTTCTGTGGGCACCACTTCTGCGGCATGTGCATCCGCAACTGGATGCTCACACAGGGGTCGCGGGCCAAGTGCCCGTACTGCCAGGCGAGGATCGGGGAGAACACGCTCATCACCATCCGCAGGTCGAACAGCCCGGACGGCAGGACGTGCAAGTCCATCGACGACCATCGGCGCCGGCTGAACATGAGCAGCGGATATGTCCGGGAGCTGGCCATCCTGCCCGCGGCGGGCATGTTCCTGCGCGGTCACGTCGAGCATCCGCCGGAGCAATTGCCGCGCGTCAAGCCGCTGCCACCGCAGATGCTCCGCCAG TGTTTCCGTCGCCCCTTGCGGCGCACCTTTATGGACCACACGCTCTACAAGTGCGCCATGACCTTGCTCATCATGCTCTTCCTATTCACCATGTACCAAAATGTCGTTTAG